The following nucleotide sequence is from Primulina tabacum isolate GXHZ01 chromosome 2, ASM2559414v2, whole genome shotgun sequence.
attgggacgggTTTGCTCGGCCCTCGTCTCGTGGATGGGCTGCTCAGTTCTggcctcttgacgaggttgttcttgTCTCGTCTCAAGATGCGGTTGTTCCTGTCCCGCCTCAGCGCGAGATGGTTCGGGTCCCCTccgaggacgcgatgatgctgaggtgGCTCTTCCACTCCCTCTcctccctaccatctctacgtcttaACTCAAaagtttcccacagacggcgccaagtgatactcacgggaaatttagggtccgatccacgcaagcgtcactaatccagacacgggcttcaaaattaccctgggcctgaaatcacaaataagaccgttaggagggggccaggagggtatcctggcgtagcccctccgacgctcaagtcagagactgaggatatatgggggagcagctaagggcgctgctgaaaataatatagtgaatgccATATcgtacgctcaaacctggtatttataggagaatacctgggcttgtcatgggccctTCACCTGTGGGCTACCTGTGGGCCTTAGATATGGGCCGGGGGTTTGGGCCAGATCTTGATGggctcatccatggggtatcaataCGCATTTCCAAGAATGAGTGTTTGTGGCCGCATCATCATCACCACACGCTTTCACGATGTAGGCAATGTTGCTCGTTGTGATACCAATGGCCATCTATATCATTTAAATCCTTTGACTGCTGAAAAATCAGAAGAGTTGTTTTACAGAAAGGCATTTCCACGAAGTTCGTGTCCTCCATATTTAAAGGAAATCTCAAAAAGTATCTTAAAGAGATGTGAGGGTCTGCCACTTGCGCTTGTTGTTATCGGTGGTCTTTTAGCAACCAAAAACAACAATCTTGAAGATTGGAAAATGTTCGAGCGTAACATCGGTCTTGAATCACAAGAAGACTATCTCAAAGGAATTAACAAATTACTCTCTCTTAGCTATTACGACCTGCCCTACTATCTCAAAGCTTGCTTCTTATACTTGAGCATTTTTCCAGAAGATGAATTGCTCTTAAAGTGGAAAATAATTCGATTATGGATAGCAGAAGGTTTCGTGGAGGTAAAAGACGGAAAGACACAAGAAGAAGTGGCAGAGTCCTACCTTAACGAGCTTCTAAACAGAAGTCTAATCCAGGTAGCACATACATATGGAGATGGAAGGCCCAGCAAGTTTCGTATCCATGACATTCTACGAAACTACatcatctcaaaatcaataGAACACAATCTTCTCATTGCACCCTGCGGAGAAGAAGTGAACTATCCTGATAAGATCCGACGCATGGCAGTTAATACTACATTTAATGACACAAAGGAATGCTGCAATGTTCAGTATCTTCGATCTTTGTTTTGGTTGGAGTTTGTAGATTCAAAATCTGGATTGGTCTTCCAAAAGGTTTTTGGTGGTCGTTGTAGACTATTGAAAGTATTAGATGTAAGAGGAGCTCCAATAGATAGCATCCCAAGTGAAGTGTTCAAACTCTATAACCTTAAATATCTATGCTTAAGGAGGACAAACATCAAACTTATTCCAAAATCAATCGGAAATCTTCGAAACTTAGAGACATTAGATCTCAAGAAATCCGAAGTGACCGAATTGCCCATTGATATTCTGAAACTTCACAAGCTTCGGCATCTCCTAGTGTACTCGTACGGATATGTGGACGTGTTTCATTCTACTACACGAACGTTGAAGGCTCCGTATGAAATAGGACGCTACTTGACATCCTTACAAAAGCTTTGTGACATAGATGCAGATGAAGCAGATGGCATTAAAATAGTGCGGGAAATAGGGAAGCTAACTCAACTCCGACGATTAGGCATTACGAAGCTGAGAAGAGAAGATGGAATGGATCTTTGCTTGTCGCTGGGGAAGCTTATTAACCTGCGCTCGTTATCCATTCAATCCATCGATGAGGATGAGGTGATGGATTTGGATAACTCTTTATCTTCTTCACCTTTGCCATTTCTTCGTAAAGTTCTTCTGAAGGGACGTTTGGAGAAGTTTCCTCAGTGGGTTTATTCCCTCGACGGGCTCACCGAGTTACATTTTGAGTGCAGCAGATTAAGAGAGGATCCATTACAAAACCTCGAAGTTTTGCCCAATCTGGTATTCCTAAGAATTGGTAGACTTTCATATGAAGGTGAAGAATTGATTTTCAAGGACACAAAATTTCAGAAGCTCAAGAAATTGATTCTTCAAATATTAAGAGGATTGAGACGCGTGAGAGTGGAGAAGGGTTCCATGCCTCATCTGGTAGAAATGACATTTGAGGAGTGTAAACTAATGGAGGAGTTGCCAGAGGGCATCGAGCATTTACGCAATCTTCAGTATGTTGATTTCTCAGAAATGTCGGAGAAGTTCATTGGGAGACTTATCAGGCAGAAATACAAAGGAGGGCTTGAGTGGAAGCTTGCGCATGTTTCCAAAGTTGAGGTTTGGAATCGAGTCAATTATGAATGGAAACTACAACAGTTCTAGTTTGAATCTGATATTCTGTTTTCAGTCCACGTATGTACCCTCGATTGGTCCTTCATTCTCATTTGCCCTTTACCCATCTCTCCATCTCAAATGGGCAACAAACCTcaagcccttaaccaccgaatCCACTGACCACTGGAAACCATGGATAAAGACACGATTTTTAGTGACCATAAACAAAGAAGAAACAAAAAAAGCGATGAAGTGAGTCACCTTGGAAAAATGGCAAGTTCTCCTCTCCTTGGCAAGATGCAATTTTTAGGGTTAAATTTTTTCAACTTTTCTTTTTTGTTATTCAATTAGAAGTAATTTTTGTTCGAGTTTCACATGCTAGCCCAAAAATTTCGGAGGCACGAGTCATAATAATCGGGACGAAGCAGATGGCATTAAAATAGTGCGGGAAATATGGAAGCTAACTCAACTCAGAAAATTAAGCATTACAAAGTTGAGGAGAAGATGGAATGGATCTTGGCTCGTCGCTTGGGAAACTTACTAACCTGCGCTCATTATACATTTCATGCATTGACGAGGACGAGGTGATGGATTCAGATCAACTCTTTATCTTCTTCACCTTTGCCA
It contains:
- the LOC142524362 gene encoding disease resistance protein RPM1-like gives rise to the protein MGSSMGYQYAFPRMSVCGRIIITTRFHDVGNVARCDTNGHLYHLNPLTAEKSEELFYRKAFPRSSCPPYLKEISKSILKRCEGLPLALVVIGGLLATKNNNLEDWKMFERNIGLESQEDYLKGINKLLSLSYYDLPYYLKACFLYLSIFPEDELLLKWKIIRLWIAEGFVEVKDGKTQEEVAESYLNELLNRSLIQVAHTYGDGRPSKFRIHDILRNYIISKSIEHNLLIAPCGEEVNYPDKIRRMAVNTTFNDTKECCNVQYLRSLFWLEFVDSKSGLVFQKVFGGRCRLLKVLDVRGAPIDSIPSEVFKLYNLKYLCLRRTNIKLIPKSIGNLRNLETLDLKKSEVTELPIDILKLHKLRHLLVYSYGYVDVFHSTTRTLKAPYEIGRYLTSLQKLCDIDADEADGIKIVREIGKLTQLRRLGITKLRREDGMDLCLSLGKLINLRSLSIQSIDEDEVMDLDNSLSSSPLPFLRKVLLKGRLEKFPQWVYSLDGLTELHFECSRLREDPLQNLEVLPNLVFLRIGRLSYEGEELIFKDTKFQKLKKLILQILRGLRRVRVEKGSMPHLVEMTFEECKLMEELPEGIEHLRNLQYVDFSEMSEKFIGRLIRQKYKGGLEWKLAHVSKVEVWNRVNYEWKLQQF